A region of Marnyiella aurantia DNA encodes the following proteins:
- the gcvH gene encoding glycine cleavage system protein GcvH produces the protein MNTPAELKYTKDHEWVRIEGNTCTIGITDFAQGELGDIVFVDVDTVDDELNSGDVFGSVEAVKTVSDLYLPVSGTVTEFNSALEDQPELLNTDPYGEGWIIKVQIDEDADQSALISAEEYQATLG, from the coding sequence ATGAACACACCAGCAGAACTTAAGTACACCAAAGACCACGAATGGGTTAGAATTGAAGGAAATACCTGTACCATTGGAATTACAGATTTTGCACAGGGCGAACTTGGCGATATTGTTTTCGTTGATGTAGACACTGTGGATGACGAGTTGAACTCCGGTGATGTTTTTGGAAGTGTGGAGGCAGTGAAAACTGTTTCAGACCTTTATCTGCCGGTTTCCGGAACGGTAACTGAATTCAACAGTGCCCTGGAAGACCAGCCGGAATTACTTAATACTGATCCTTACGGGGAAGGCTGGATTATTAAAGTACAGATAGATGAGGATGCGGACCAGTCTGCACTGATCTCCGCAGAA
- the sov gene encoding T9SS outer membrane translocon Sov/SprA — MVKNSLLLYKLLAVFFLCFSISAQAQQTPENEASVRQEYELPDPTVYEGYYDIKTGMYYVYPKIGDIITGPPFVMTPKEYQDFMMMQASRDYYRDKSDRYSLMFRKDVDEARRQGILPTLSVRNKIFESIFGGNKIEIIPSGFASFDLGGLYQKIDNPLILPQNRTSFAFDIEQRIQLGLLGKVGENLQLKANYDTQSGFAFENRMNLIWQAKGTWKDLQTKGLNDPTTGGEDKFIKRVEFGNVNMPLSTSLIRGSESLFGIKTEFQAGKTYGTVVFSQQQGEARNIVVQGGGVMSTFKINAIDYEDNQHYFLGHYFLNDYDQALLNYPQINSRISINRIEAWVLDQGNGNLSYQKSIVGIRDLGDGVSGLPDNSQNNLYQAVNGLGPGLRDVNTTYNTINGQALPNAAGGTESFQDGEHFIFNRKARRLSENEFRYHPQLGYVSLNQKLNDNQLLAVSYSYTVSGSNQVYKVGEFSEESPVIITKVLKPNTIVKTSSPMWDLMMKNMYSLESMQVDPDNFMLNIYYRDTQTGGKVNYLPNTPVQDINLLKLMNWDRLNLNNDIQSSNGQLGDGIFDFVPNITIRPEDGRVMFTKVQPFGSHLASVIGSNDPQYVFTDLYTQQKQVASQSNLALRYTMEGRYKGSQGQGISLGAINVPQGSVKVTANGVQLTEGADYTVDYMLGQVTIINEQVKQSGQAINISLENQLTFNTQRKRFLGLNLERRFSDNFILGGTVVNYSEAPLTQKVNFGQEAVNNTMAGINLMYNNELPFLTRLADKIPLVNTEAPSNLNFKMEGAYLIPGLNNAINNQSYIDDFEQTTSRISLKEPTAWSLASKPEKNQLDPLFAGAGQNNTLLNGYGRGLLTWYNIDPRFWGVGGDAPNGIDAQAVSNHASRRVRVQELFNSKDLVAGEQVFTNTFDITYYPQERGPYNANPNTETTQQRWGGLMRPISVSNFINSNIEYVEFWMMDPYADGNNLGTNPKMLLQLGNVSEDVLKDGLMQYENGLPTPSTPSTVSNSNLGVQPKQPPILYAFSSEGTERTQQDLGLDGLDAGGESLMFGTSFINPVTNLPDPAADDFVFYLNDQFPGNLASSLRQRYKYFRNPEGNSKSNSLEVASQTPDAEDVNRDFNLDQSEYYNQYEVNLDPASLAAGQTNHIVDVKSVPVTFENGTTSDVKWYLVRIPVADYVSTAGDNDPSVLNNVRFARLLLTGFDETSTIRLGTFDLIRSDWRKYTKNIFPTLTGAGTDEGTTLVNNSNFEVGSVNLEENGLNQPPYVLPPGIDRQVLSGNAGAQRQNEGSLYMKVKGLSNESRGVFKNTSLDLRRFKKLKLFVHAQNLNDADPFQNTVDPNTKFFIRMGSDATDNYYEYEASLKYTPKTAVAPLDIWPTENEVDLEVQNFVDAKIIRDRSGAQIMDRYQYMQYGDEYKKIFIKGRPTLGGITTIMVGVRNEIRGTGKDLILWVNEIRLSDIENKGGYAGNASLNFNLGDFALVNTNAAYSTIGFGNIDSRPAERTQSTQSAFNVNASVNVDKFLPEKTGIKIPVNYSYSQTIEDPKYNPLDNDVEFSKAANKEQLKDVARTYTQQRSLGVVNMRKERVNAQRKPRPYDVENLSLTMVYNDDYFRDIYTKNNYRQYLRANLDYNYNFKPWVLRPFQKMISDTAKSAKYLRWVKEFNINPVPTRLSFRTDIDRNYNELEFRNIEALLNGNLGSDFDVLKNRNFYFGWQYGLGWNFTKSLKLEVNSVMRTLNDNLDVNLMDNKSIFQNVFRAGRPVLYNHRIQANYRLPFEYLPFIDFIDAELGYGMTYNWNSRSTALLMSPEGSLGTIGQNTNTVVATASADFPKLFSKMKYFRDINTTMQKRRREIDSLNTVYTTQWEKRRFRYKDYKFKNKLNIGQSLAYGLASIRQLDFSYNENNGTVLPGLLSAPNWYGYGQTLGGPTAGFLLGSQADIRRIALENGWISTSSYMTDPYIQMRNRSLTANLQLMPVSDLRIDFNVLHNYTRNFTQAGFNDPQNLNRQYHDYAFANDFITYSNSALMLNTSFTAGNEIYRNMIANARAISQQMNTPTVADGFKDGYGLANAYVLIPAFQAAVEGRNPDGLLGDARKAGFPLPNWRLVYSGLRNFPLINSYFAKFDILHSYNATQVSTGIQSSIDYFNDPTQRDVNGNFVNPFTFAQVGYEERFAPLIGVDVTMRNNIQLRAHYNRDRMFMLGLVNNTMTEDSGTDYVVGFGYIIKDFRLGGPPVRRRGAAKLNTDLNIRGDFQLRDNRTRISNILLDDSQITGGQRLFSIKVTADYNASQNLNLMLFYDQMMTKYKISTAFPLSTIRAGIRATFTFDGGGGF; from the coding sequence TTGGTAAAAAACAGCCTCTTGCTCTATAAACTGCTCGCCGTATTTTTTCTGTGTTTCTCAATCTCCGCACAGGCGCAGCAAACCCCAGAAAATGAAGCCTCGGTAAGGCAGGAATATGAGCTTCCGGATCCTACAGTATACGAAGGTTATTATGACATAAAAACCGGGATGTACTATGTGTATCCCAAGATTGGTGATATCATTACCGGACCGCCTTTCGTAATGACTCCTAAGGAATACCAGGATTTTATGATGATGCAGGCCTCGCGCGATTATTACCGTGACAAGTCTGACCGTTACAGCCTTATGTTCCGTAAGGATGTGGATGAAGCCCGTCGCCAGGGAATTCTGCCCACACTCAGTGTCCGCAATAAGATTTTTGAAAGCATTTTCGGAGGAAATAAAATTGAAATCATTCCCTCAGGATTCGCCTCATTTGACCTTGGCGGACTTTACCAAAAAATTGATAATCCGCTCATATTACCCCAAAACCGTACCAGTTTTGCTTTCGATATAGAACAGCGTATTCAGCTGGGGCTTTTGGGTAAAGTGGGTGAAAATCTTCAGCTCAAGGCTAATTACGATACTCAAAGCGGGTTCGCCTTTGAGAACAGGATGAATCTGATCTGGCAGGCCAAGGGCACCTGGAAAGACCTGCAAACCAAAGGGCTTAACGACCCTACAACCGGAGGCGAGGATAAATTTATAAAAAGAGTTGAATTCGGAAATGTAAACATGCCGCTGTCCACCAGCCTTATCCGTGGATCCGAATCGCTTTTCGGGATTAAAACGGAATTTCAGGCAGGCAAGACCTACGGTACTGTAGTTTTCTCCCAGCAGCAGGGGGAAGCCCGCAACATCGTTGTACAGGGTGGTGGGGTAATGAGTACCTTCAAGATCAACGCGATCGATTATGAGGACAACCAGCACTATTTTCTGGGTCATTATTTCCTGAATGACTACGATCAGGCGCTTCTTAATTATCCTCAGATAAATTCCCGGATCAGCATTAACCGTATTGAAGCCTGGGTTTTGGATCAGGGTAATGGGAATCTTTCTTATCAGAAAAGTATTGTAGGGATACGTGATCTTGGAGACGGTGTTTCAGGATTGCCGGATAACTCGCAGAACAACCTTTACCAGGCAGTGAATGGTCTGGGGCCGGGTCTTAGGGATGTAAATACAACTTACAATACCATAAACGGTCAGGCATTACCAAACGCAGCTGGCGGGACTGAGAGCTTTCAGGACGGTGAGCATTTTATCTTCAACCGTAAAGCCCGTAGACTGTCCGAAAACGAATTCAGGTATCATCCTCAGTTAGGTTATGTTTCGCTGAATCAGAAGCTTAATGACAATCAGCTACTTGCCGTATCCTATTCATATACAGTAAGCGGTTCCAACCAGGTTTATAAAGTGGGAGAATTTTCCGAGGAAAGTCCCGTGATCATTACCAAAGTACTTAAACCAAATACGATTGTGAAAACATCATCACCCATGTGGGACCTGATGATGAAGAACATGTATTCACTGGAAAGTATGCAGGTGGATCCTGATAACTTTATGCTGAACATCTACTACCGCGATACTCAGACCGGTGGTAAGGTGAACTATCTTCCCAATACTCCGGTGCAGGACATTAACCTTCTGAAACTGATGAATTGGGACCGTCTGAACCTTAATAATGATATACAGTCCAGCAATGGTCAGTTGGGTGACGGGATTTTCGATTTTGTGCCCAATATTACCATCCGACCGGAAGATGGCCGTGTGATGTTTACAAAGGTGCAGCCTTTTGGTAGCCACCTGGCCTCTGTGATTGGCAGCAACGATCCTCAGTATGTATTTACGGACCTTTATACTCAGCAAAAGCAGGTAGCATCGCAAAGTAATCTGGCGCTTCGTTATACGATGGAGGGTCGCTATAAAGGTTCACAGGGTCAGGGTATCTCGCTTGGCGCCATTAATGTTCCGCAGGGTTCTGTTAAAGTGACCGCCAATGGTGTACAGCTTACGGAAGGTGCGGATTATACTGTAGATTATATGCTGGGACAGGTTACCATCATCAATGAACAGGTGAAACAGAGTGGCCAGGCTATTAATATATCTCTGGAAAACCAGCTTACCTTCAATACCCAAAGAAAGCGTTTTCTGGGACTGAATCTTGAAAGAAGATTCAGCGATAACTTTATTCTGGGTGGTACCGTGGTGAACTATTCCGAAGCACCACTGACCCAAAAGGTTAATTTTGGTCAGGAAGCCGTAAACAATACAATGGCAGGCATCAATCTGATGTACAATAATGAACTGCCCTTCCTGACAAGACTTGCGGATAAAATTCCGCTGGTAAACACTGAAGCTCCTTCAAACCTTAATTTCAAGATGGAAGGGGCATATCTTATTCCGGGTCTCAACAATGCCATAAACAACCAATCCTATATTGACGACTTCGAACAGACTACCTCCCGCATTTCATTAAAGGAACCTACGGCATGGTCACTGGCTTCAAAGCCCGAAAAAAACCAACTTGATCCGCTTTTTGCCGGCGCAGGACAGAACAATACTTTGCTTAATGGTTATGGAAGAGGTTTGCTTACCTGGTACAACATTGATCCACGCTTCTGGGGTGTGGGCGGCGATGCTCCAAACGGTATAGATGCCCAGGCAGTTTCCAACCATGCTTCAAGGCGCGTGCGTGTGCAGGAGCTTTTCAACAGTAAAGATCTCGTAGCAGGTGAACAGGTTTTCACCAATACTTTTGACATCACTTATTATCCTCAGGAACGCGGACCTTATAATGCAAATCCAAATACTGAAACTACTCAGCAGCGTTGGGGTGGGCTGATGCGTCCCATTAGCGTATCCAACTTTATCAATTCTAATATTGAATATGTAGAGTTCTGGATGATGGATCCTTATGCGGACGGCAATAATCTGGGCACCAATCCCAAGATGTTGCTGCAGCTGGGTAATGTGTCAGAGGATGTTTTGAAGGACGGTCTTATGCAGTATGAAAATGGTTTGCCCACACCATCTACTCCTTCCACGGTTTCCAATTCCAACCTTGGGGTTCAGCCAAAACAGCCGCCGATCCTTTATGCATTTTCAAGCGAAGGTACTGAACGGACCCAGCAGGATCTTGGTCTGGACGGCCTGGACGCCGGTGGAGAATCATTGATGTTTGGGACCTCGTTCATAAACCCAGTAACTAACCTTCCTGACCCCGCTGCAGATGATTTCGTTTTTTATCTGAATGATCAGTTCCCGGGTAACTTAGCATCTTCACTTCGCCAACGATACAAATACTTTAGAAATCCGGAAGGAAATTCCAAAAGCAATTCACTGGAGGTAGCTTCTCAAACACCGGATGCCGAAGACGTGAACCGCGATTTCAATCTGGACCAAAGTGAATATTACAACCAATACGAAGTAAACCTGGATCCGGCAAGCCTTGCCGCCGGACAGACCAATCATATTGTGGATGTGAAATCGGTGCCTGTCACATTCGAAAACGGAACTACAAGTGATGTGAAATGGTACCTCGTAAGAATTCCTGTTGCCGACTATGTAAGTACTGCTGGCGATAATGATCCTTCGGTTCTTAATAATGTCCGTTTTGCCAGACTTCTGCTTACAGGCTTCGATGAGACTTCAACCATCAGGTTGGGTACTTTCGACCTTATCCGTTCGGACTGGAGAAAGTATACCAAGAATATTTTCCCAACTTTAACCGGAGCAGGAACTGATGAAGGAACTACACTTGTAAACAATTCCAACTTTGAAGTTGGAAGTGTGAACCTGGAGGAGAACGGCCTTAACCAGCCACCTTATGTCTTGCCTCCCGGAATTGACCGTCAGGTGCTTAGCGGGAACGCCGGTGCACAGCGTCAGAACGAAGGTTCACTTTATATGAAGGTGAAGGGGCTTTCCAATGAATCACGTGGTGTATTCAAAAATACAAGTCTCGACCTTAGAAGATTCAAAAAGCTGAAACTGTTTGTGCATGCACAAAACCTGAACGATGCCGATCCTTTCCAGAATACCGTTGACCCTAATACAAAGTTCTTTATCCGTATGGGGAGCGATGCTACCGATAACTATTATGAATATGAAGCTTCGCTGAAATACACTCCTAAGACAGCAGTGGCACCATTAGATATTTGGCCAACTGAAAATGAAGTGGATCTTGAGGTACAGAATTTTGTTGATGCCAAGATTATTCGCGACAGGTCCGGTGCCCAAATCATGGACAGGTACCAGTATATGCAGTATGGTGATGAGTATAAGAAAATCTTTATTAAAGGACGGCCTACCTTAGGTGGTATTACCACGATTATGGTAGGTGTGCGTAATGAGATCAGGGGAACGGGCAAGGACCTGATCCTTTGGGTTAACGAAATCCGTCTTTCGGATATCGAAAATAAAGGCGGCTACGCCGGAAACGCAAGTTTGAATTTCAACCTGGGCGATTTTGCACTCGTAAACACAAACGCGGCTTACTCTACTATCGGCTTTGGAAATATAGATTCTCGCCCTGCAGAAAGAACCCAGTCCACACAGTCGGCCTTCAATGTTAATGCTTCCGTTAACGTAGACAAATTCCTGCCTGAGAAAACGGGAATTAAAATTCCGGTAAATTACTCCTATTCCCAAACCATCGAAGATCCTAAATATAATCCATTGGATAATGATGTTGAGTTCAGCAAGGCTGCAAATAAGGAACAGCTTAAGGATGTAGCGCGCACCTATACTCAGCAGCGGAGTTTGGGAGTAGTGAATATGCGGAAGGAGAGAGTAAATGCTCAGCGCAAACCGAGACCTTATGATGTGGAGAATCTTTCACTTACTATGGTATACAACGATGATTATTTCCGCGACATATATACGAAGAACAATTACAGACAGTATCTGCGCGCAAACCTGGATTATAATTACAATTTCAAGCCGTGGGTTCTGAGACCGTTTCAGAAAATGATCAGCGATACTGCCAAGTCTGCGAAATATCTGAGATGGGTCAAGGAATTCAATATTAATCCTGTGCCTACCAGACTTTCATTCCGTACAGATATTGACCGTAATTATAATGAGCTTGAATTCAGAAATATTGAAGCCCTGTTAAACGGTAACTTGGGTAGTGACTTTGATGTCCTGAAAAACCGTAATTTTTATTTCGGTTGGCAGTACGGCCTGGGTTGGAACTTCACGAAATCGCTCAAACTTGAAGTAAACTCGGTGATGCGTACACTCAATGATAATCTGGATGTGAATTTAATGGATAATAAATCCATCTTCCAGAATGTATTCCGTGCAGGTCGTCCTGTTCTTTACAACCATAGGATCCAGGCCAACTATAGATTGCCGTTTGAATATCTGCCGTTCATTGACTTTATTGATGCGGAACTTGGATATGGCATGACATACAATTGGAACTCAAGATCTACGGCCCTGCTTATGAGCCCGGAGGGAAGTCTGGGAACGATAGGACAGAATACAAATACAGTAGTAGCTACTGCTTCTGCAGATTTTCCCAAACTGTTCAGTAAGATGAAATACTTCCGCGACATCAATACCACGATGCAGAAGAGAAGACGCGAAATTGACTCCCTGAATACGGTATATACTACGCAGTGGGAGAAAAGAAGATTCCGATATAAAGATTATAAGTTTAAGAATAAACTTAATATAGGTCAGAGCCTGGCTTATGGTTTGGCTTCAATCAGGCAGTTGGACTTCAGCTATAATGAAAATAACGGAACGGTTTTACCGGGTCTTCTGTCTGCCCCTAACTGGTACGGTTACGGTCAGACTTTAGGAGGACCTACCGCTGGTTTCCTTTTGGGCTCTCAGGCAGATATCAGGAGAATTGCGCTGGAGAACGGATGGATAAGTACCTCCAGTTATATGACGGATCCTTATATCCAGATGCGTAACCGGAGCTTAACAGCTAACCTTCAACTTATGCCCGTAAGTGATCTTCGAATAGATTTCAATGTCCTGCATAACTATACGCGTAATTTTACTCAGGCCGGCTTTAACGATCCTCAAAACCTGAACAGGCAATACCACGATTATGCTTTTGCTAATGATTTCATTACATATAGTAATTCCGCACTCATGCTAAACACCTCCTTTACCGCCGGGAATGAGATTTACAGGAACATGATTGCCAATGCGCGCGCTATTTCCCAGCAAATGAACACTCCAACTGTTGCTGATGGCTTTAAGGATGGATATGGGTTGGCAAATGCTTACGTTTTAATTCCGGCTTTCCAGGCAGCGGTGGAGGGTAGGAATCCTGATGGATTACTTGGCGACGCCAGGAAGGCTGGCTTCCCGCTTCCAAACTGGAGACTGGTGTATTCCGGTTTGCGCAATTTCCCGCTTATCAACTCCTATTTTGCTAAATTTGATATCCTGCATTCCTATAATGCTACACAGGTATCCACAGGTATCCAGTCCAGCATTGATTATTTTAATGATCCTACCCAAAGGGATGTGAACGGAAATTTTGTGAATCCGTTTACATTTGCCCAGGTGGGTTATGAGGAAAGATTTGCTCCGCTAATAGGTGTGGATGTTACAATGCGCAACAATATTCAGTTGCGGGCACATTATAACAGGGACCGTATGTTTATGTTGGGTTTGGTCAATAACACGATGACCGAAGATTCCGGAACTGATTATGTAGTAGGATTTGGATACATTATTAAGGATTTTCGTTTAGGAGGTCCACCTGTACGTAGGCGCGGTGCTGCAAAGCTGAATACCGACTTAAACATCCGTGGTGATTTCCAACTTAGGGACAACAGGACCAGAATCAGCAATATTCTTCTGGACGATTCCCAGATTACTGGAGGACAACGCCTTTTCAGTATAAAAGTTACAGCAGATTATAATGCATCCCAAAACCTGAACCTGATGTTGTTTTACGATCAGATGATGACGAAGTATAAGATTTCTACAGCTTTCCCGCTGTCTACAATACGCGCGGGAATCCGTGCAACTTTTACCTTTGACGGAGGCGGCGGATTTTAA
- the ruvA gene encoding Holliday junction branch migration protein RuvA yields MIYSLKGLVQELTPTYAVLDVGGVGYYTGISLQTSHRMSQGTETFLYIQQIIREDAHLLFGFYTKEEKELFNLLISVTGVGPASALIMLSSLSLEEIANGIQSGNSGLLQKVKGIGAKTAERIIVDLRDKVLKFNVSGENISTFVDNKVKDESLSALEVLGIPKKMSEKIADRMLKQSPDLSVEDLVKQILKNI; encoded by the coding sequence ATGATTTACTCCTTAAAAGGTTTGGTACAGGAACTTACACCCACCTATGCCGTACTGGATGTTGGTGGCGTTGGTTACTATACCGGCATAAGCCTCCAGACCTCCCACCGAATGTCTCAGGGTACTGAAACCTTTCTCTATATCCAGCAGATTATCCGTGAGGATGCTCATCTGCTTTTCGGCTTTTATACCAAAGAAGAAAAAGAACTTTTTAACCTGCTCATCTCTGTCACCGGTGTAGGACCTGCTTCTGCACTTATCATGCTTTCTTCGCTCAGCCTGGAAGAAATTGCGAACGGAATTCAAAGCGGAAACAGCGGGCTGCTCCAGAAAGTGAAAGGAATCGGAGCGAAAACAGCCGAACGGATCATCGTAGACCTTAGGGATAAGGTCTTAAAATTCAACGTTTCGGGAGAAAATATTTCTACATTTGTGGATAATAAAGTGAAGGACGAGTCGTTATCTGCATTGGAGGTATTAGGCATACCAAAGAAGATGAGTGAAAAAATTGCAGACCGCATGCTTAAACAGAGTCCCGACCTTTCCGTGGAAGATTTGGTAAAACAAATTTTAAAAAACATTTAA
- a CDS encoding NADP-dependent malic enzyme, with translation MSSKTNRDEKNFNQAALDYHKAEPKGKIEVIPSKPHSSARDLSLAYSPGVAIPCLEIEKNPQAVYDYTGKGNLVAVISNGTAVLGLGDIGAEASKPVMEGKGLLFKIFADINVFDIEINEKDPDKFIDIVKGIAPTFGGINLEDIKAPEAFYIEQRLKDELDIPLMHDDQHGTAIISAAALINALEIAGKDIAEVKMVVNGAGAAAIACTKLYLELGLKKENVLMCDSKGVIHQERENLTPEKIDFIANTSLRTLEEALVGADVFIGLSKGDVMTPAMLNSMAVNPIVFGLANPTPEIDYDLAMQTRPDVIMATGRSDYPNQVNNVLGFPYIFRGALDVQASTINEAMKLAAVLAIAALAKEPVPEAVMLAYNSRNLSFGRSYFIPKPFDNRLITTVSIAVAKAAMESGVAGKPIESFEDYETGLLDRMGRDEKLIRMMQTRARSNPKRVTLGNAEEYNVLKAAQILYEEGIAHPILLGDKKFIKKQMEIYGINIDVPIVDPIDDDQKENRIKYRETLWKLRQRKGMNEYKAKRYVRQRDYFGPLMLKHNDTDALIVGFSKNYTSVLRPVLKVIEKENGVEKIASMMMILSGKKPIFFADTSVQANPSAEDLVNIARMSEKTVKSFAIEPRIAMLAYENFASISETSRKVAKAVSILHEKYPKMIVDGEIQPDFAMNADHLADYPFSKLGSTPANTFVFPNLESANIAYKIIRGMKVAQVVGPILMGLKQPVHVLQMRASVDEIVNLATIAVLDAQRREAK, from the coding sequence ATGTCAAGTAAAACAAACAGAGACGAAAAAAACTTTAACCAGGCAGCCCTGGATTACCATAAAGCAGAACCAAAAGGAAAGATTGAAGTTATACCTTCCAAGCCGCATTCCTCTGCGCGCGATTTATCACTGGCCTACTCCCCGGGAGTGGCAATTCCCTGTCTGGAGATTGAAAAGAATCCTCAGGCCGTTTACGATTATACCGGAAAAGGCAACCTTGTAGCAGTAATTTCAAATGGAACAGCCGTTCTGGGCTTGGGAGATATTGGCGCGGAAGCATCCAAACCGGTTATGGAGGGTAAAGGTCTTCTCTTTAAGATATTTGCGGATATCAACGTCTTTGATATTGAGATAAATGAAAAAGATCCGGATAAGTTCATAGATATTGTTAAAGGTATCGCTCCTACATTTGGCGGTATTAACCTTGAAGATATCAAGGCTCCGGAAGCATTTTATATTGAACAGCGTCTTAAGGATGAGCTGGATATTCCATTGATGCATGACGACCAGCACGGAACGGCCATTATCTCTGCCGCTGCACTTATCAATGCGCTCGAAATTGCAGGGAAGGATATTGCTGAGGTTAAGATGGTGGTGAACGGCGCAGGTGCCGCAGCCATTGCCTGTACCAAACTGTATCTGGAGCTGGGTCTGAAGAAAGAAAATGTCCTGATGTGCGACAGTAAAGGTGTTATCCATCAGGAAAGGGAAAACCTTACACCGGAAAAGATCGATTTTATAGCAAATACCAGCCTTCGTACGCTGGAAGAAGCCCTGGTGGGTGCCGATGTCTTTATCGGACTTTCCAAAGGTGATGTAATGACACCGGCGATGCTGAACAGCATGGCTGTAAATCCTATTGTTTTCGGTTTGGCCAACCCCACACCGGAAATCGATTACGACCTCGCGATGCAAACCCGTCCTGATGTCATTATGGCTACCGGCCGAAGTGACTATCCTAACCAGGTGAACAATGTTCTTGGTTTCCCATATATTTTCCGGGGTGCGCTGGATGTGCAGGCATCAACTATTAATGAAGCAATGAAACTGGCAGCCGTACTAGCGATTGCCGCACTTGCTAAGGAGCCGGTTCCGGAGGCTGTAATGCTGGCTTATAACTCGCGTAACCTGAGTTTCGGAAGATCATATTTTATACCCAAGCCTTTTGATAATCGATTGATTACGACCGTGTCAATCGCCGTGGCTAAAGCGGCTATGGAAAGTGGTGTGGCAGGCAAACCAATTGAGAGTTTCGAAGATTACGAGACCGGTCTGCTGGACCGTATGGGCCGCGACGAGAAGCTGATCCGGATGATGCAGACGCGTGCAAGGTCCAATCCGAAAAGGGTAACCCTGGGCAATGCTGAAGAATATAATGTTCTGAAAGCTGCACAGATTCTTTATGAAGAAGGTATTGCACATCCGATTCTGCTTGGCGACAAAAAATTTATTAAGAAACAGATGGAGATTTATGGGATTAACATCGATGTGCCGATTGTGGATCCTATAGATGACGACCAGAAGGAAAACCGTATTAAGTACCGTGAAACACTTTGGAAATTACGTCAGCGTAAAGGAATGAACGAATATAAAGCGAAGAGATATGTTAGGCAGCGCGACTATTTCGGTCCGCTTATGCTGAAGCATAACGATACTGATGCTCTTATTGTCGGCTTTTCCAAAAACTATACATCTGTCCTGAGACCTGTGCTCAAGGTCATTGAAAAGGAGAACGGTGTAGAGAAGATCGCTTCGATGATGATGATCCTGTCCGGCAAGAAACCGATTTTCTTCGCAGATACATCGGTGCAGGCCAATCCAAGTGCAGAAGATCTGGTAAATATCGCCAGGATGTCGGAAAAGACCGTTAAATCTTTCGCTATAGAACCCAGGATCGCAATGCTGGCGTACGAAAACTTTGCCTCCATCTCGGAAACCTCCCGTAAAGTAGCCAAGGCAGTCTCCATTCTGCATGAAAAATATCCGAAGATGATTGTTGATGGTGAAATTCAGCCGGATTTTGCGATGAATGCAGATCATCTGGCCGATTATCCTTTCTCCAAACTGGGAAGTACACCCGCCAATACCTTCGTGTTCCCTAATCTGGAAAGTGCGAATATTGCTTATAAAATCATCCGCGGAATGAAGGTGGCTCAGGTGGTAGGGCCGATACTGATGGGACTGAAGCAGCCGGTGCATGTACTTCAGATGCGCGCGAGTGTGGACGAGATTGTGAATCTTGCTACCATTGCGGTGCTTGATGCACAGAGAAGAGAGGCCAAATGA